The Sesamum indicum cultivar Zhongzhi No. 13 linkage group LG2, S_indicum_v1.0, whole genome shotgun sequence genome contains a region encoding:
- the LOC105156535 gene encoding uncharacterized protein LOC105156535 gives MGEHLVVNVDQLPKPEAVGPSEPVPWAMEFAPTGKKPELVGSSSSTASEDDKVVVVVDNDDADEKAPLIGMGECRICQEEDSLKNLESPCACSGSLKYAHRKCVQHWCNEKGDITCEICHQPYQPGFTAPPRPPSDEASVDIGGVWQISGAPLDMHDPRLLAITEAERQLFEADYDDYNGANNSGTAFCRSAALILMALLLLRQALSVTDDGDGEGDDDASTLFSLFLLRVVGFLLPCYIMIWAISILQRRRQRQEAAALAAARFAIVVQAAQSRGLLVAPAAPAVVSQPDPRLGRV, from the exons ATGGGTGAGCATTTGGTGGTGAATGTGGACCAGCTGCCAAAGCCTGAGGCAGTTGGACCTAGCGAACCGGTTCCTTGGGCGATGGAATTTGCACCCACTGGAAAGAAGCCCGAATTGGTGGGGTCCTCGTCATCCACGGCATCAGAAGATGATAAGGTGGTGGTTGTGGTGGACAATGATGATGCTGATGAGAAGGCGCCCCTGATAGGGATGGGGGAGTGCCGAATTTGCCAGGAGGAGGATTCTCTCAAAAATTTGGAGAGCCCTTGTGCTTGCAGTGGAAGTCTTAAG TATGCTCATAGAAAATGTGTTCAGCACTGGTGCAATGAGAAGGGAGATATTACTTGTGAGATCTGCCATCAG CCATATCAGCCAGGTTTTACTGCCCCTCCACGACCTCCATCTGATGAGGCTAGTGTTGATATTGG GGGAGTATGGCAAATTTCAGGTGCTCCTCTGGATATGCATGATCCTCGCCTTCTTGCAATTACAGAGGCTGAACGCCAGTTGTTTGAAGCTGATTATGATGACTACAATGGTGCAAACAACAGCGGCACTGCCTTCTGCCGCTCAGCTGCTCTAATC TTGATGGCTCTTCTGCTACTGAGGCAAGCTCTTTCTGTTACTGATGATGGAGATGGCGAAGGAGATGATGATGCATCAACTCTCTTCTCT CTATTCTTGCTTCGAGTAGTTGGTTTCCTTTTGCCTTGCTACATCATGATCTGGGCCATCAGCATCTTGCAGCGCCGTAGGCAAAGACAG GAGGCTGCAGCTCTGGCAGCAGCCCGCTTTGCAATAGTGGTTCAAGCAGCACAAAGCAGAGGTCTCCTTGTCGCCCCAGCTGCACCAGCAGTCGTTTCACAGCCTGATCCTCGCCTGGGACGTGTTTGA
- the LOC105156759 gene encoding CLAVATA3/ESR (CLE)-related protein 45 produces the protein MDHYIHRAFMLFVCVGLLALQPNEVCGLRRSDLALRRDRGDRLVMVKSHRVLNAVHVNNLNTDKKPAPVNKKFDSNQSSKRKVRRGSDPIHNRT, from the coding sequence ATGGATCATTACATCCATAGGGCGTTTATGTTGTTCGTTTGTGTAGGGTTACTGGCACTGCAACCAAATGAAGTTTGTGGATTGAGACGTTCTGACCTTGCTCTCAGACGGGATAGAGGGGATCGACTGGTGATGGTGAAGAGCCATCGCGTCCTCAATGCAGTTCATGTGAATAACCTGAACACAGACAAGAAACCAGCACCAGtaaacaagaaatttgattCAAACCAATCAAGCAAAAGGAAAGTTCGAAGAGGATCAGATCCCATCCATAACAGAACTTGA
- the LOC105156536 gene encoding zinc-finger homeodomain protein 10 has product MNLDLTPTSTKSPDDTEIDTPPHTNGQPINSLSFTNGEINHHHRPPPPPPPLVVTYKECMKNHAASLGGHAVDGCGEFMPSPSATPTDPTSLKCAACGCHRNFHRREPDSPTTAITPPFLDFRHPPLSKRFSLSPSPPPPPPQPPLSYGAHLLFGLSTAVGAEEHHQAPVTPTAENPVGRKRFRTKFSQEQKEKMHSFSEKLGWKMQKSDEVAVREFCQEIGVPKGVLKVWMHNNKNTFGKKDTGGGGIANGKVISLEINSGGDGGRNSEERKTENGNGVHQFHGSNNEPSSSSP; this is encoded by the coding sequence ATGAACCTAGACTTAACCCCCACCTCCACCAAAAGTCCTGATGACACTGAAATTGATACCCCACCACACACAAATGGTCAGCCCATCAACTCTTTATCCTTCACCAACGGCGAAAtcaaccaccaccaccgcccaccgccaccgccaccgccCCTGGTGGTGACTTACAAGGAATGCATGAAGAACCATGCAGCTAGCCTGGGGGGCCACGCGGTGGACGGCTGTGGGGAGTTCATGCCTTCACCCTCAGCCACACCCACCGACCCCACCTCGCTAAAATGCGCCGCCTGTGGTTGCCACAGGAATTTCCACCGCCGGGAGCCTGACTCCCCTACCACCGCAATCACCCCACCGTTTCTCGATTTCCGTCACCCTCCTTTGTCTAAGCGGTTTTCTCTTTCACCctccccaccaccaccaccgcctCAGCCTCCACTTTCTTATGGAGCCCACCTGTTGTTTGGCCTAAGCACGGCGGTGGGGGCGGAGGAACACCACCAGGCGCCCGTGACCCCGACCGCGGAGAACCCAGTTGGCAGGAAGAGGTTCAGAACAAAATTCAGTCAAGAACAGAAGGAAAAGATGCATTCTTTCTCAGAAAAGCTGGGGTGGAAAATGCAGAAGAGCGACGAAGTGGCGGTAAGAGAGTTTTGCCAGGAAATAGGAGTCCCGAAAGGGGTGCTGAAGGTATGGATGCATAACAACAAGAACACATTCGGCAAGAAAGACACCGGCGGCGGCGGCATTGCGAACGGAAAAGTAATAAGCTTGGAGATTAATAGCGGCGGCGACGGTGGCAGAAATagtgaagaaagaaagacCGAAAACGGCAATGGAGTTCATCAATTTCATGGTTCCAACAATGagccttcttcttcttcaccttGA